Proteins encoded by one window of Rhinolophus ferrumequinum isolate MPI-CBG mRhiFer1 chromosome 13, mRhiFer1_v1.p, whole genome shotgun sequence:
- the IL18RAP gene encoding LOW QUALITY PROTEIN: interleukin-18 receptor accessory protein (The sequence of the model RefSeq protein was modified relative to this genomic sequence to represent the inferred CDS: deleted 2 bases in 1 codon) — translation MLYLGWIFLWLVAGERIQGFNTSDCFTKKLLWTYSERSEEFVLFCDLAEPEKSHFYDRNQHSPTQGPEHLPCSGSKDPSDVQWYLQPQNGDALREITQNYSHIILDQSTLHFLTVEMNSAGSYICRPRIRRPQDEACCIKMVLEVKPKTNTSHVCPHKKYLLLGSLGDIYCPSLDCQSDVQSPEVTWYQNGRLLSEERSNRMQLGEIYDFHQGTYVCDYTQSDNSSSWTVRAVVKVRTIVKDTRLKPDILEPIVDTLEVELGKPFTLHCTARFGFQKDFKPVLRWYSKDSNQQLEILTSEGRSVQSTFEDEIIEHVVLLKEVTQRDLRKTFICFAQNSIGNTTQSIQLKEKKGVVFLYILLGTVTTLAGMLMAGALLYIYWIEIVLLYRTYQRKDETLGDKKEFDAFISYAKWSSFESEVGSSMSEETLALNLFPEVLENKYGYTLCLLERDMAPGGVYAEDIVSIIKKSRRGIFILSPNYVNGPSVFELQAAVNLTLNDQTLKLILIKFCPFQEPESLSHLVKKALRVLPTITWRGLKSVPSNSRFWTQMRYHMPVKNSKGFTWSHLRIIPRIFHWKGLCKTETTGRSSQLREW, via the exons ATGCTTTATTTGGGATGGATATTTCTTTGGCTTGTTGCAGGAGAGAGAATTCAAGGATTTAATACTTCAG ATTGCTTCACCAAAAAACTTCTTTGGACATATTCTGAGAGAAGTGAGgaatttgtcttattttgtgATTTAGCAGAGCCAGAGAAATCCCATTTCTACGACAGAAATCAACACTCACCAACCCAAGGTCCTGAACACCTGCCCTGCAGTGGTAGTAAGGACCCATCTGACGTTCAGTGGTACCTACAACCTCAAAATGGAGATGCATTAAGGGAGATTACTCAAAACTATTCTCACATCATTCTGGACCAGAGCACCCTACATTTTTTGACCGTGGAGATGAACAGTGCTGGGTCGTATATTTGTAGACCCAGGATTAG GAGGCCCCAGGATGAGGCCTGTTGCATTAAGATGGTCTTAGAAGTTAAGCCCAAGACAAACACATCCCATGTGTGCCCACATAAGAAATACCTTCTTCTTGGTAGCCTTGGCGATATTTATTGCCCCAGTCTCGACTGCCAAAGTGACGTACAGAGCCCAGAGGTGACCTGGTACCAG AATGGAAGACTACTCTCTGAAGAAAGGAGCAACCGAATGCAACTGGGTGAAATCTATGACTTTCACCAGGGCACGTACGTCTGTGATTATACTCAGTCGGATAATTCAAGTTCATGGACAGTCAGAGCTGTTGTTAAAGTGAGAACCATTG tgaaaGATACTCGTCTCAAACCAGACATTCTGGAACCCATCGTGGACACACTGGAAGTAGAACTGG GAAAGCCTTTCACTCTTCACTGCACAGCACGATTTGGCTTCCAAAAGGACTTTAAACCTGTGTTAAGATGGTACAGCAAAGATTCTAACCAGCAGTTGGAAATCCTAACCTCGGAGGGGAGGAG TGTTCAATCCACCTTCGAAGATGAAATCATCGAGCATGTTGTCCTCTTAAAAGAAGTCACTCAGAGAGACCTCCGCAAGACGTTCATTTGCTTCGCCCAAAACTCCATCGGGAACACGACCCAGTCCATccaactgaaagaaaagaaaggag TGGTGTTCCTGTACATCCTACTTGGCACCGTCACGACCCTGGCAGGAATGCTCATGGCAGGTGCTCTGCTCTACATATACTGGATTGAAATAGTGCTGCTGTACCGAACCTACCAGAGGAAGGATGAGACGCTTGGGG ATAAAAAGGAATTCGACGCCTTCATCTCATATGCAAAATGGAGCTCTTTTGAGAGTGAGGTTGGTTCATCTATGAGTGAGGAAACCTTAGCCCTGAATCTATTTCCTGaagttttggaaaacaaatatggATACACCTTGTGTTTGCTTGAAAGAGATATGGCCCCAGGAGGAG TGTATGCAGAAGACATTGTGAGCATTATTAAGAAAAGTAGAAGAGGAATATTTATCTTGAGCCCCAACTATGTCAACGGACCTAGCGTCTTTGAACTACAAGCAGCAGTGAATCTTACCCTGAATGATCAAACATTGAAACTCATTTTAATTAAGTTCTGTCCCTTCCAAGAGCCAGAGTCTCTATCTCATCTTGTGAAAAAGGCTCTCCGGGTTTTGCCCACCATCACTTGGAGAGGCTTAAAATCAGTGCCTTCCAATTCCAGGTTCTGGACTCAAATGCGCTATCACATGCCTGTGAAAAACTCTAAAGGATTCACGTGGAGCCATCTCAGAATTATACCAAGAATT TTTCACTGGAAAGGACTCTGTAAAACAGAAACCACTGGGAGGAGCTCCCAGCTCAGGGAATGGTGA